A segment of the Gemmatimonadota bacterium genome:
GCGCTCTCCGGCTCCTCCTCGGCGCCGGCCTGGTCGCACGCGGCGAGCGCGAGCGGCAAGATGAGCGGGGCGAATCGGGCGATACGGTTCACTAGAGTTCCCTCCCCACGAGCGCCTCCAACTCGGCGCGGGCGATCTGATAGTCGTAGCGTGCGGCGATCTCGTCTGTCTCCGCCTGCGCGAGGTTCAGCTGCGACGTGATCAGGTCCAGGATCGTCGATGCGCCAAGACGGTAACGCTCGTCCTGCACGCGCAGGTCCTCGCGCGCCACCTCCACCGCCTCGGCGGTGAGCTCCAGGCGCTCCTCGGCGAGCCGCACCGACCCGAGCAGGCGCTCCAGGTCCACGCGCGCGGCGCGGCGCGCGTCGCGCACCTCGAACTCGGCCACGTCGGCCGCCACGCGCGCTCGTGTCGCGGCGCTCTCGCGCTGAAAACCATTGAATACGGGTAGCGAAACCGCGAGTCCCATGTTCCAACTGGAGGTGCCGCCGTCGAAGGCGAACTCCTGGTTGAACCAGTTGAGGTTGCTGGTGGCGCGCAGCGTGGGGAAGTACTGGGACCGGGCCACGCCGACGCCCGCCCGCGCGGAGCGCAGGTTCGCGCCCGCGGCGACCACCGCCGGGCTGGTCTCCAGCACCAGGCCGCGCAACTCCTCGTCGGACAGAGCGAGCGCGCGAGCGGCGATGGCGTCGCCGGACTCGGCGCCCACCCGGTCCTCGACGCCCACCACGCGCCCGAGCGCGTACGTGGCGACGGTCCAGTTGGTGCGCTCGGTCAGCTCGGCCTGGCGCGCGTCGTTCAGCTCGAGCTGCGAGCGCAACACGTCAGAGCGCGTGGCGGTGCCGACCTGAAGCCGGCGCTCGGCGGCCGCCAGCGATTCCCGCGCGCGCCTGATCCGTGCCTCCGAGACGCGCATCAGCTCTGCGCGCCGCAGCACGTCGTAGAACGCCACCTTGGCGGACAGGACCACGTCGAAGCGGCGCTGCTGCGCGGTGGCGCGCGCGGCCTCCAGAGCCGCGCCCGCGTCGTTGATCTCGGCGCCGCGGCGGCCGCCGTTCCACACGTCGAGCGACGCGTTGAGCGCCGCGCTGTAGCTGTTGGACGAGCCCGTGACGGTGGTGTTGGTCTGCGGGTTGAAGCGGTT
Coding sequences within it:
- a CDS encoding TolC family protein, producing MLEPLSVGSCRRAARRVSVAAAFVGLTIVAGPAAAQAPETAPEDLQVMTLEEVVQRALLVNPQMAQAEGSVRSAEATRLSARGSYLPTINASSNASRASTNRFNPQTNTTVTGSSNSYSAALNASLDVWNGGRRGAEINDAGAALEAARATAQQRRFDVVLSAKVAFYDVLRRAELMRVSEARIRRARESLAAAERRLQVGTATRSDVLRSQLELNDARQAELTERTNWTVATYALGRVVGVEDRVGAESGDAIAARALALSDEELRGLVLETSPAVVAAGANLRSARAGVGVARSQYFPTLRATSNLNWFNQEFAFDGGTSSWNMGLAVSLPVFNGFQRESAATRARVAADVAEFEVRDARRAARVDLERLLGSVRLAEERLELTAEAVEVAREDLRVQDERYRLGASTILDLITSQLNLAQAETDEIAARYDYQIARAELEALVGREL